Part of the Candidatus Dependentiae bacterium genome, TTTTGAAACAGCACATCACTTGAAGATGGATCTTTTGCCGTCACTTCAATTTGCACGGTACCTTTATTCAAAACACCTGAAGTATTAATTTTTTTTAGATGAAAATAAAGCGTTGTTCCTCGCTCATACAATTTTGCCAGCTGCTTTGCTGAAGGCTCTGACCGTGCACGCTTTAAATCAATTTTTAATTGGTCTGAAAATTCAAGATCAAAGTGCATAACCTTTGAAAGCTTTTCAAGAATATCATCGTTGCCAACAAAAACCATCAAGCAATCAAGAGGCTTACATTCTTTTGGCGCTGAAAAAGCAAATGTTTGACTATGCTGTGCAAGCGGTGTCGTGCCCGCACTCAAAAGCAAAGGCATTACTAAAATAAGCAACCCTCTACAGAATAAATTTTGTATAATTTTTTTTATAACCATAAAAGCACCTTTGATAATCAGCTGCAAATTTCTTACAAGTTTAAGAAGCAGGGTTAAGGATACGCAACTATTGCCTGAAATCAACCTGAAAAATCTTTCCCCACAAGCATTGCGCGAATGTACATGTACGCGCAGAGCGTAAAGTACTCAAATCAAAAATAAGAATATCAGAACGACGCACCAGCGTTACACCTTTGATGCTTCCATTATCGGCAACTTCAAAGCGCACGGTACATTCAGTCCCCTTAGGAACACCCAGTGGAGGTTGCCATGTACGCTCAATTTCCTGCTGTACAAGACGCTGATAAAGCAACATTTCACGGTCGGTAAATGCGACAACAACATTATCTTGATCGGTCTTTCCAACAAAAAATTGCTCGCCGTCTTCAGTCTGAAAGGTTTTCTCTGGAAGCTCGTCGAGTGCTTGCGTAGCCTGCAAAGGAGTAACAAACTCTTCTTGCTGAGAAGGCTTACTTGGCTCTGATTGAGGAGGTACAAGCTCTTTTTTTACGGATTCTTGTTTTCTTGCTTCCTGTTTATCAAGTTTTTTTTCAGGTACTTTTTGCTGAACTTTTTTTTGAGCAACAATTTTCTTATCTAATTTGGCATCTGGCTTTTGAGGAACAACCTGCTTTTTTTGAACAGCTGGAACTATCTTCTTTTTTTCTGTATCACTGCGCTTACTGTTATCAAATGCAACACCAGGAGCAGGCTTTGCCGGTGCTATTTTTTTTGCTGGTATATTTTCAATGCTTTTTTTTATTGGAGCTTTTTTAGGTTGAGGTATAATTTTTTTTGCAGCCTGCTTGCACATAGGCAAACGAGCAGCTTGCAGATTGGCTCCAGCTTTACCAGCAGGGACAGCTGCTGTTCTATTTCCAAACTGCTTCAAAAGTGTCTTGTGGGGCATTTTTGAATGCGCACCAAAGACAACAAAGGTATGCCGAATAGTTGTTGAATGGGATAAAAGAGCTCCGATTACAATAATCAAAACATGCGCGGCAAGCGAGCCAATAAGATATTTTTTTACTGTAGAATCATTCATGTGCATAGATATACTTATTTCGGTGGTTGCATCGACATAGCAACGTATTTAACGCCAGCCTGCTTAAGTTCATCAACAACTTCCATTACCTTACCGTACTCAACCGCTTTATCAGCACGAACAAAAACCGGTTCATCTTCTTTTCCCTGTAATGCTTGTTGCACCGAATTCACAAGCTCTTGCTGTTTCACTTGATAGCTGTTGAAATACACCGCACCATCGTTGCTCACCGATACAACAAGCTCTTGCACGGCTCCGGTTTCTTTACTTTTTCCATGCGGCAAATCAAGCTTAATCCCATTTTGCACCATGGGTGCTGTCACCATAAAAATAACCAGCAACGTCAGCGCGGTATCAATTAATGGCGTCAGCGTAACTTCAGGCATACGAAATTCTTTTTTTCTCATATGACGTAATTTCATAACGCTTACCTTTCTTGAACAGTAAGGATCAGTAACATCTCACCGATATCAATCAGTTGAGATTCAATGCGTCGTAGTTCATGTGAAAAATAATGAAATGCAATCATTGCAGGGATTGCAACAACAAGGCCCGCAAGTGTGGTAATAAGCGCTTCTGCAATACCGGGTGCAACCGTTGCAATGTCTGCACTTTTTTCTTTACTGATATCAAGGAACGCATGAATAAGTCCCCAGATAGTTCCAAACAAACCAACCAGCGGCGAAACCGCAGCTGAAGAACCAAGCATCGGAAGATAGCGCTCTTCTTCAATCATCAATGTACCGATATGTTGGCTAACCAGTACCTCAAGATAATCACGTTTATATGCTGCAACCTGTGTAATGCCTGATCCAAAATTGTCACCTGATTGCTGCAGACGTTGGACTTCGGTAAGCAAACGACCAACTAATTTACCACCAAGACTTTCAGGTGAATTTTTATATAAATCTAACAGCTCTTGCAACGTGCGTACTTTTTTGAATTGGAGTAAAAATTCTTGCATAAGCGCTTTTTGCTTACTCAGCATCATATATTTAAGCGCTGTTATGGCAATACAGTAAACAGAAAGAACAAATAAGCCCAACAAGATCAATTTACACATCCAGTCGGTTTGCATCATCAAGTGCCATGCCGCTGAATTAAAAATATTTAAATCCATCCATTCCCCTTTTGGTAAGCAATTCATATGTGCTCGATTTTATACGTATCGACAGAATGTAGTATAAAACAAAAAAAGTGCCAAATAAACAAAGAAAGGATTGTAAATTTATTGACCCGATACACCCGCACCATGGTACGCTCAAAATTATCAACATGCCGGAGAGATCTAAACGATTCAATAAAAAATTACCTAATATTTTGAAATAACAGAACAAGGAGATTGTATGAAATCGATTTTTCACACAGGCAGTTGGCTCGTTCTATTTACAGCATCTTTTATAAACGTTTATACCGCAATGGCCCCAGATTCCTCTGCCAACACATCAGCTACACCGATAGCCACTCCAACTACTACAACAACGCCAAGCACTGCTCCAAGCGCACCAACTCCTGCAGCAGTAGATTCTACTCCAATTACACAAGCTACTAGCACTTCAGCAGCACCTGCTGTTACACCCCCAACAACACCTCCCACCACGCAAGCTCCAACTCCAGTTGCTTTGCAAGCAGCACCAACAACCCTCCAGACACCAGCAGTACAAACCCAACAACCAGCTGCTCAACAGCCTGTTGCCCCGCAAAAAGATGTTAAGCTTGGAAGAGATTACCGAGAAATCATGGCTGAACGTCAACAAAAATTAAAAGCTCAACAACAGCGCATGCAACAAGCACACCAACAATCAGTTGCCGCACAAGCATCGGCACGAGCAACAGGTCCTGTACCTCAGCAATCAATTCAACAATATTACCAAGCTCAACAAGATGCAAAAATTGCGCAACAATACGGCGCATGGTCTCCTCAATCAGTTTCTGCACGACAGGCACAGGACTATGCAGGCGTACAAACATCAGCACCTAAGACTGCACCGGTGAAAAAACCTGATGCGAAAACAACTCCCGCTGGAACTTCAAAAACTACTACCGACCAAAAGAGTACGCCAACAAAGCAACCTGGATCTCCTCAAAAAGATGCTGCTCCACAAAAAAAGACACCACAGCAAACAGCGTTTAGAGGGAAGTTACCGGCACAGCGCGTGCAACGAAAAGCATGGCGGCCAGCAGTACGAAAAAGAAAAACAGCTCAAGCAGCACCTTCAAAAGCTGCAGCTCAAAGTGCGCCAAAACCTGGAACGCAGGCTACGGGAATAAAGCCGCTTCCTGCAAGTGAGTAAGAGTTGATTATAAAACAAAAACTATTGGTTTGAGTAAATAAAGCCCGTGTTAATGCGGGCTTTATTTACTGATTTGATTCTGAAATAACTTTGAATTTAAACATTTTCCCAAGTGATACTTCTGCACTGATAACAGTCCAACTCGAGATCTTTTGAACTTCTGATCATGAAATTTATCATCTCTGCGCATGAATCAGTTTTTTCAGACATTATTTTTATCGCTTCTGTCATATTTCTCTGTACACCACTTGAATCCCCTGCTGCTTTATCCCATGCTTCTGCTATTAATCTGCGAGTAAACTCTGAGTATGTCATTGCTTTTTTTTTACAGTTTTTGCACTGAATCACAGGCTCTGTTCTATCTTTTACGTATGCTTTGTAATAGTCATAACATGCATCACCAAAGGAATTTATAAGCATGACCAGCTGAATAACTGAGTTGTTAGGGGCACTCAATTTTCTTGTTAATTGTTGCTGCTGCGAAGTCAAAGATCTTTTAAGTAAAGATGGGCGATATCGGCGATTTATAAGCTTTGTACTGGCTTCTAAAGAGCTTAGAAAAAAAGTCAAAAAAATTATCCCTACCATCGATTTCATCACCCACCTCGTTATTTTTAAGATTGAGTTTGTTTAATTTTCTCTTCAGAATTTACTTTTTCAGAATTTTCTTGATTAGGATTAGCTTTATCAAAACCCACTTCCTGAGCATTTATCTGGCCAGAATTTGCGTGGGCAACATCTACTTGATTAGGAGTTATTTCTGATATGGTATTCCAACGATCAACACTCTCACATTTAGGACATTTTATCTTTGAACGGTTTGCAATCGTAGCCATATGACCATCGATAAATCCTTTGTGAGGTGTCAACAAATAAAATTTTGCAGCTTCTACAAGAAATTGTATTAACACAGTTTCAAGTGCACTAAGAAAATAAAATTCTATATGCGCTACAAATTCCCAAACATCCATCTGCTTGCCACATTTTTCACACTTTATTTTAATGCTAAACTCCTTTTAAGATGCAAATTTTATTTTATCTAGCGGATTAAAATTAGATCAAGATTTTTAAACCTTCAAGCCTTTATATCTGATAAAACTTGGTAAAAAAATATGAATAAAAATCAAATCACATTCAAACCACTTAAAAAAAGTCACCTCCCACTCCTTGCACAATGGTTTAAGCAGCCACATGTAGCACAATGGTGGCCAACAGAAAGTACATTTGATAATCAATCAATTCGTGATAAATATTTGAAAAAAATAACCTCTGATAGTCAAAGCGCTTTTATTGTTCATTTGGGCAATAGTCCTATTGGCTACATTCAGTGTTACCATACACACAAAGAATTTGATGTCGAAACTTGGGGAATTGATCAATTTATTGGGGAAATAGATTGTTTAGGTAAAGGTTATGGAACCCAAATAGTTAAAGACTTTGTTGACTTGTTGTTTAAAAAACCGAATATCAAAAGAATTATTGTTGACCCTGATCCCAAAAATACACGAGCTATTCGTTGTTATGAAAAAGTCGGTTTTAGAAAAATTGGACTGCACCAAACGGCTAATGGTACTGTTGAGTTGAAGATGGTAAAAAAATAAATTGCTAGTAAGTTTTGCTGATTGTCCAATAGCTTGTTGAATATAGATACAATACACGAAAGCCTAATTTTATGAGACAAATTATTTTACTCTCGTTCAGCATCGTAACACTTGTAAGTATTTATATTATCAGTAGACACGATTCTACATCATCAGAAGAAGTATGCCTGTTTCCTCAAATCTATTCGATCAATGAAGTCCAAGATCAACTTAACCAGGCTGACGATAGCACCTTCGTGTTCTTCGATTGCGATGACACACTCATCAGCGCTCAAGATTATCTTCCACGACACTTTGTCATGCCAACTTTATTCAGAGTATTGGCTGCACTCAAACATCGTCGCCTTATTTATGATCGAGCGTATGGAGAAAAAGTATTTAGCCTGATGCTTGAAAAAGCACCACGTTTTTTGATTGAACCAGCTGTTACGAAAGCTATTAATAAGCTATACAAACAAGGCGCTCATGTGCTTGCTATTACCGGGATGGAAACCGGATCGTTTGGCAACATCAAAAGCATGCCGGAGTGGCGCGCAAATATGCTTAAAGAGTTTGGAGTTAATCTCAGCAATGAATTTAAAGATACTACTTTTGATAACCTAAAACCATATCGCAATAATTACCCCGTGCTCCATTCTGGACTTATCTGCTGCAATCAGCGATTTAAAAGTGAAGTCATTATGACTTTTTTTGATCACTTTAAACTTAAGCCTGAAACAATTATTCTTTTTGACGATAGCCATGAAGAGCTTGTATCCTTGCAAGAAGAATGCAATAAGCGAAGTATCACAGCATTGTGCTACCACTACAAAGCTGCTTCACAGATTAAACATCAACCATGGAGCACTTGGCAGGCACTCAAGCAACTTGATTACTTGCTTGAACATGAGCAATGGATTTCTGATGATGCAATACGCGCACAAACGTAATTGTTGCTGGAATTAGCACAGCTTCAGTAGAAAATATTGCATCACTCAAAAAGCGCCTAGCTATTCCGTACCTATTGTTAAGCGATCCAAGCAAAAACCTTGCTTCAATCTATGCAGCAACAGATGAATTTAATGGGTCAATAAGAACATCCATTTTGGTTGATGAAATCGGTCTGCCCCATAACCTTGCCTTCTTTGTTCCAGTCGGTTTCACCGTGCCGAATAAAATAAAAAGGTTTATGCGGGATAATGGTTTTGTCATAGCATATATTCCATGTATTTAATGGGCCATCAGGCGGCTAAATGTATTATAACACACCCTCAATAAATAACTAAAGTTGTTGACTTGGCTTAAAACTCCTTGTAATATCGAGATTGTACCTCGAAATTACAAGGATAAATATGTTTAAAAGAGAAGAATATTTGCAAAAAATTGAGCAACACTTTCGAGTTCATTCAGTGTGCGCAATTTTAGGTCCTCGCCAGGTTGGGAAAACAACGCTTGCAAGGACATTTGTCCAGGAAAAACGCGACGGTAATGCACGTTTTTTCGATCTGGAAAAGGCGGTCGATCTTGCTCGTTTAGACAATCCGATGGCGGCTCTTTCAATAGACCCAGATAGGATTATTGTTATCGATGAAGTACAAATGAGACCAGATCTTTTTCCCGCAATTCGCGTTTTAGTGGACGATCCTTTACACAAAAGAAATCTTCTCATTCTGGGAAGTGCTTCACGTGATTTGCTCCGTCAATCATCTGAAACTCTGGCTGGTCGGATTGGGTACATTGAATTACCACCGTTTTCTTTGCATGAAACAAACACAATGAACCAGCTCTGGTTGCGGGGCGGATTTCCTCGTTCTTACCTGGCTTCAAATGAATCTGATAGTTTTTTATGGAGACAAGATTACATAAGAACATTCCTTGAGCGTGATATTCCTAGCCTCGGGTTTAACATACCTCCACAGCAACTTCGTAGATTTTGGCTTATGCTTGCTCACTATCATGGACAAACCTTTAATGCAAGTGAAATAGCTCGATCTCTAGGAGTTTCCGATCATACAAGTCGCAGGTATCTTGATATTCTTTCTGGAACATTTATGATTCGCGAACTTTCTCCGTGGTTTGAGAATCTACAAAAAAGACAGGTTCGTTCACCAAAAATTTATTTTCGCGATAGTGGCATCTTGCATGCGCTCCTCAATATCAAAAGTTTTACAGAACTTGATACGTATCCTAAACTAGGGTCTTTCTGGGAAGGATTTGCTCTGGAGGAAATTATCAAAACATATGACCTTAATTCTGAAGAATGCTTCTTTTGGGCAACTCAAGCAGATGCCGAGTTAGATTTATTTGTTTTTAGAAATGGAAAACGGTTGGGTTTTGAGTTTGAATATGCTGATGTTCCCAAAGTCACTAAGTCAATGAGAATTGCAATGGCTGACCTTAAACTCGACCATATCATGGTTATATACCCAGGAAAAGAAACATTCTCCCTTGCAGAAAATATCACGGCGCACGGTCTGGAGTCGTTTGTAACAAATGCTCAACATGATTTTACTTGAGCATTTGCTTCATTTTTCTCATTTTTTTCACTCCAAGACTCGTTGCTTGAGCAGCTCAACATCCTTGATGCCCTCTTCAATCTGAATTTCATACGCCCTTTTGAGCAGCTCACCCATGCGAGGGCCGGGTGGGACAAGACCAAATAAATGGCGCCCCAAAAGCACTGGATCTTCAGGCCCATGCAAAACCGATGCTTTTTCAGCTCGCTGCATAAATTGTTCAAAATGTTCTTGCGCCTGCGCACGAGGATCAAACCCCTTACCACAACGACCTTGTGAATCAAACAATGCAACCAAACCGAGCTGACGCATCGTCAGCGGATGTTTAAGCTTAAGAGCAAGCCGTCGATACGATCGTGCTCCAGCATCTTCACGCAAAAATGCAAACGGAAGCATGTGATACTGCACTAAGTCACAAACCATCGCAATAATTTCATGATCGTTCGTCATACGCTTAAGCAATTTTTTTGCAATCGGTACACCCGCTTCGGCATGCCCATGAGCGGTCAAATCTGGCGCGGTCGTCACCGCTTTTCCCAAATCGTGACACACAATTCCTAAAAGTATGGTCAACTTTTCCCTCGCCGCATCACCCCACATTCCATCGTGATAGTCTGAATACTGCGCTGCCAAGTCTACTGCTTGCATCGTGTGTACAAACGCATCTCCTTCAGGATGATACTCAAGCCGCTGCTGCACACCAATAAGCGCTGCAAACTCTGGTAAAACTTCTTTCAAGCGACCAATTTTGTTCAGCCATTCAAAACCAAGCGATGGCCTGCTTGATTTGAGCAACAGTTTTTTAAACTCTTCACAAATTCGTTCAAGCGCCAACGGAACATCCAACACCGTATCATGCAACTCCATGGTGGTACAAATGTTATTCAGTTCTTGATCTGGCTCCATTTCAAAGCGGCCAACAAATTGCATAACACGAAAAAAGCGTAACGGATCTTCAACAAACAAATCAACGTCAACGGCACACATACGTTTGTTCTTGATATCATTAAGCCCTCCATACGGATCAATAATGAGCGATAACAATTGCTGCTCAAAATCAGACGCTTGCTGTGACAACATGAACGCCTTTCGCAGATCAAGCGCCATGGCATTCATCGTAACATCGCGGCGCCGACAGGCATCGGCAATCGTCATGGTTGGATCAATGTGGACAACCGGCTTACGCCCCTTGCTGTCACGCCGCGGCAGTGACCAATCAACATCAAAGCCATCAATGCGCAGCACCCCAAACTTTTTACCAACCAAACGCACATGACCAAACTGCTCAAGAACTGCTTGGAGCTCCTCAAGCGAAAGTCTGTGAACCTCGATGTCAAAATCTTTGAGCTCGCAGCCAAGCACAAGATCTCGAACACAGCCGCCAACAAAATAGGGAACACCGCCAGCGATATCAATACTCCGAATAATTTCTTGTATTGAAGAAAGAAATTGAAAAAAAATATTTTCTGATTTCATAACATAGCCAATCATTTTTTATTCTTTTAAAAAGTTAATCGATTGTAACCAAAATGATTGTACAAAGCCAATAAAAAAGCCCACTGTTTTTAGGCAGTGGGCTTAAAAATTTTATTTATAGATGATTAAAATCTACCAATATAATCAAGACAGATACGCAGAAACGCCTATTCCAAGAGAAATAAGTATTGCGGCTGCCATAAGCCGTCGTTGATTAGGGTAAGTAGTTGTGTATAATAATTTATACACATCTTTGTTTGGATACCCTCTATTTAGAACTTCTTTTGCCAAATCTAACGGACTTTGATTGTTATTGTTAACCTTCTTAAGATCGAAAATACGTAAGCCATTCGCATCACGTAAGGCAAGCAACTGCTTAAGAACTTCTAAGTTAACACGGTTGTCAACAGCAAAGTGTAATAAAGTGTTACCTTCTGCATTAACCTTATTGAAATCAAAAACAAACGATCCATCTCCATTACGTAAGCCAAGGAGCAAACTAACAATCTTTTCATGACCAGACCGAAGAGAACCTGACCGAACAGCAAGATGAAGCGGTGTTCTCTCTTGGTTATCTGAGAGATTTACATTCACAACAAATGATCCATCTTCATGGCGTAGGCCAAGCAAAATCTTAACAATTTCTACCTTACCACACCCGACA contains:
- a CDS encoding TonB C-terminal domain-containing protein, whose amino-acid sequence is MNDSTVKKYLIGSLAAHVLIIVIGALLSHSTTIRHTFVVFGAHSKMPHKTLLKQFGNRTAAVPAGKAGANLQAARLPMCKQAAKKIIPQPKKAPIKKSIENIPAKKIAPAKPAPGVAFDNSKRSDTEKKKIVPAVQKKQVVPQKPDAKLDKKIVAQKKVQQKVPEKKLDKQEARKQESVKKELVPPQSEPSKPSQQEEFVTPLQATQALDELPEKTFQTEDGEQFFVGKTDQDNVVVAFTDREMLLYQRLVQQEIERTWQPPLGVPKGTECTVRFEVADNGSIKGVTLVRRSDILIFDLSTLRSARTCTFAQCLWGKIFQVDFRQ
- a CDS encoding biopolymer transporter ExbD, whose translation is MKLRHMRKKEFRMPEVTLTPLIDTALTLLVIFMVTAPMVQNGIKLDLPHGKSKETGAVQELVVSVSNDGAVYFNSYQVKQQELVNSVQQALQGKEDEPVFVRADKAVEYGKVMEVVDELKQAGVKYVAMSMQPPK
- a CDS encoding MotA/TolQ/ExbB proton channel family protein, which produces MDLNIFNSAAWHLMMQTDWMCKLILLGLFVLSVYCIAITALKYMMLSKQKALMQEFLLQFKKVRTLQELLDLYKNSPESLGGKLVGRLLTEVQRLQQSGDNFGSGITQVAAYKRDYLEVLVSQHIGTLMIEEERYLPMLGSSAAVSPLVGLFGTIWGLIHAFLDISKEKSADIATVAPGIAEALITTLAGLVVAIPAMIAFHYFSHELRRIESQLIDIGEMLLILTVQER
- a CDS encoding acetyltransferase, with the translated sequence MNKNQITFKPLKKSHLPLLAQWFKQPHVAQWWPTESTFDNQSIRDKYLKKITSDSQSAFIVHLGNSPIGYIQCYHTHKEFDVETWGIDQFIGEIDCLGKGYGTQIVKDFVDLLFKKPNIKRIIVDPDPKNTRAIRCYEKVGFRKIGLHQTANGTVELKMVKK
- a CDS encoding DUF2608 domain-containing protein, which gives rise to MRQIILLSFSIVTLVSIYIISRHDSTSSEEVCLFPQIYSINEVQDQLNQADDSTFVFFDCDDTLISAQDYLPRHFVMPTLFRVLAALKHRRLIYDRAYGEKVFSLMLEKAPRFLIEPAVTKAINKLYKQGAHVLAITGMETGSFGNIKSMPEWRANMLKEFGVNLSNEFKDTTFDNLKPYRNNYPVLHSGLICCNQRFKSEVIMTFFDHFKLKPETIILFDDSHEELVSLQEECNKRSITALCYHYKAASQIKHQPWSTWQALKQLDYLLEHEQWISDDAIRAQT
- a CDS encoding redoxin domain-containing protein; translated protein: MVAGISTASVENIASLKKRLAIPYLLLSDPSKNLASIYAATDEFNGSIRTSILVDEIGLPHNLAFFVPVGFTVPNKIKRFMRDNGFVIAYIPCI
- a CDS encoding ATP-binding protein translates to MFKREEYLQKIEQHFRVHSVCAILGPRQVGKTTLARTFVQEKRDGNARFFDLEKAVDLARLDNPMAALSIDPDRIIVIDEVQMRPDLFPAIRVLVDDPLHKRNLLILGSASRDLLRQSSETLAGRIGYIELPPFSLHETNTMNQLWLRGGFPRSYLASNESDSFLWRQDYIRTFLERDIPSLGFNIPPQQLRRFWLMLAHYHGQTFNASEIARSLGVSDHTSRRYLDILSGTFMIRELSPWFENLQKRQVRSPKIYFRDSGILHALLNIKSFTELDTYPKLGSFWEGFALEEIIKTYDLNSEECFFWATQADAELDLFVFRNGKRLGFEFEYADVPKVTKSMRIAMADLKLDHIMVIYPGKETFSLAENITAHGLESFVTNAQHDFT
- a CDS encoding CCA tRNA nucleotidyltransferase; the encoded protein is MIGYVMKSENIFFQFLSSIQEIIRSIDIAGGVPYFVGGCVRDLVLGCELKDFDIEVHRLSLEELQAVLEQFGHVRLVGKKFGVLRIDGFDVDWSLPRRDSKGRKPVVHIDPTMTIADACRRRDVTMNAMALDLRKAFMLSQQASDFEQQLLSLIIDPYGGLNDIKNKRMCAVDVDLFVEDPLRFFRVMQFVGRFEMEPDQELNNICTTMELHDTVLDVPLALERICEEFKKLLLKSSRPSLGFEWLNKIGRLKEVLPEFAALIGVQQRLEYHPEGDAFVHTMQAVDLAAQYSDYHDGMWGDAAREKLTILLGIVCHDLGKAVTTAPDLTAHGHAEAGVPIAKKLLKRMTNDHEIIAMVCDLVQYHMLPFAFLREDAGARSYRRLALKLKHPLTMRQLGLVALFDSQGRCGKGFDPRAQAQEHFEQFMQRAEKASVLHGPEDPVLLGRHLFGLVPPGPRMGELLKRAYEIQIEEGIKDVELLKQRVLE